CTGAGCAGGCACTGGTCGAAGGTCTGCATCCCGTACTGCGACTGGCCCTGCGCGATGAACACCGGGATCTCGGGCGTGCGCTTCGCGTCGCGGATGCAATCCTTGATGACGCCCGTCCCGACGAGCACCTCGACGGCGGGGATGCGCCCCTCGCCCCCGATCTTCGGGATGAGCCGCTGCGAGATGATGCCGACGACGACCGCCGCCAGCTGGTCGCGGATCTGCTGCTCCTGGTGGGGCGGGAACGTGCCGACGATACGGTTGACCGTCTCCGTCGCGTTCAGCGTGTGCAGGGTCGAGAAGACGAGGTGGCCGGTCTCCGCCGCGTGGAGCGCGACCGACATGGTCTCGGGGTCGCGCATCTCGCCCACGAGGATGACGTCCGGGTCCTCGCGGAGGGCGGCCCGGAGCGCGGTGGCGAAGCTCGAGGTGTCGTGGCCGACCTCGCGCTGGCTGACCACGCAGTTGATGTCCTCGTGCGTGAACTCGATCGGGTCCTCGATCGTGACGATGTGGTCGTTCCGCGTCCGGTTGATGAAGTCGATCATCGCCGCGAGCGTCGTGGACTTACCGGAGCCGGTGATGCCCGTGACGAGGATGAGCCCGCGCCGCTCCATGCCGAGCTGCTCGAGGACGACCGGCAG
This genomic interval from Candidatus Methylomirabilota bacterium contains the following:
- a CDS encoding type IV pilus twitching motility protein PilT — protein: MPIDLDKLLVSGVERGASDLHLKPGAPPILRIHGRLVPQSDLGVITADEMDAIAKKCLHERYYAQLHDGKEVDSAYAVPNFGRFRVNMFLSLGVVRAVLRSIPSRKPKFEELGLPVVLEQLGMERRGLILVTGITGSGKSTTLAAMIDFINRTRNDHIVTIEDPIEFTHEDINCVVSQREVGHDTSSFATALRAALREDPDVILVGEMRDPETMSVALHAAETGHLVFSTLHTLNATETVNRIVGTFPPHQEQQIRDQLAAVVVGIISQRLIPKIGGEGRIPAVEVLVGTGVIKDCIRDAKRTPEIPVFIAQGQSQYGMQTFDQCLLRLYREGMISYETAREAATNADDFDLKVRGIFSAGEASFEQKKDEKPVTTPAGTSFFKR